Proteins from one Cicer arietinum cultivar CDC Frontier isolate Library 1 chromosome 3, Cicar.CDCFrontier_v2.0, whole genome shotgun sequence genomic window:
- the LOC101508123 gene encoding ras-related protein RABA5e-like: MSSSEDEGGGEEYLFKVVIIGDSAVGKSNLLSRYARNEFNLHSKATIGVEFQTQSLEIDSKEVKAQIWDTAGQERFRAVTSAYYRGAVGALVVYDISRRTTFDSVGRWLDELKTHCDTTVAMMLVGNKCDLDNIRAVSVEEGKSLAESEGLFFMETSALDSTNVKTAFEMVIREIYNNVSRKVLNSDTYKAELSVNRVSLVNDGNSTSKKNNSYFSCCS; encoded by the exons ATGTCTAGTTCAGAAGATGAAGGAGGAGGAGAAGAGTATCTCTTCAAAGTCGTTATAATCGGTGACTCCGCAGTTGGTAAATCAAATCTACTCTCTAGATACGCTCGTAACGAGTTCAATCTTCACTCCAAAGCTACAATCGGTGTTGAGTTTCAAACTCAGAGCTTAGAAATCGATTCCAAAGAAGTTAAGGCTCAGATTTGGGATACTGCCGGTCAAGAACGCTTCCGTGCTGTAACCTCCGCTTATTACAGAGGCGCTGTCGGTGCTCTTGTTGTTTATGATATTAGCCGGAGAACTACTTTTGATAGCGTCGGTCGTTGGCTCGATGAACTCAAGA CTCATTGCGATACGACGGTGGCAATGATGTTGGTGGGAAACAAATGTGATTTGGATAATATAAGGGCAGTGAGTGTTGAAGAAGGAAAAAGCCTTGCGGAATCAGAAGGTTTGTTTTTCATGGAAACTTCTGCTTTGGACTCTACAAATGTGAAAACAGCTTTTGAAATGGTTATTAGAGAGATATACAACAATGTCAGCAGAAAGGTCCTCAACTCAGACACTTACAAGGCTGAATTATCTGTCAACAGGGTTAGTCTTGTTAACGATGGCAACTCTACATCCAAGAAAAACAATAGCTATTTTTCTTGCTGTTCCTGA